From the genome of Streptomyces sp. NBC_01116, one region includes:
- the fxsB gene encoding radical SAM/SPASM protein FxsB, inactivated metallohydrolase extension form, whose amino-acid sequence MTGPLVPFREFVLKVHSRCDLACDHCYVYEHADQSWSTRPRTISDEAISWTARRLAEHARTHALPSVAVILHGGEPLLAGPARLRRVCEELGSALNGIAELDLRIHTNGVQLSPRYLDLFDEFHVRVGISLDGDRAANDRHRLFANGRSSHPMVMRAVGLLREERYRHLDLGLLCTVDIHNDPTAVHDALAALEPPLVDFLLPHATWDEPPPRPDGSPTAYAEWLLTVFDRWSDQGRPMPVRMFASVLSSLNGGPSLTESLGLAPTDLVVIETDGTLEQVDSLKSAYEGAATTGFDVFHNTFDEVAAHPGVRARQLGLAGVGETCRRCPVVRSCGGGLYTHRYRSGGGPGGGFDNPSVYCADLAALIRGIEERTAATTESPAVRAPDELLAAHLDLTRTLLAVLHDTLDGRGGDLWDEAWRLAAAVEADPPGAEALDEVLAHPYTRTWLLGALEDVEAGRGMTGPAAERLGATVAAAAVRAGLDLPVPVAYRNGSLHLPTLGTVVLGSPEERGTAVVRAGGDGFLVRRQEDPPGAEQRVAREDPEGPHWRPVRVLRQAPAPGLLLDDLDPFRDCFGAPPADRLEAEEAAAWAHRIGDAWSLLADAVPDQAAEAARTLTTVTPLAGGAAEPGRHGPGALGVGATAGANELALGLLSGFRRAKLRALGEVTDLYALDGTWEHRTPWGNEHVTFSRLLAETFERAGLGLYDPRFLTGVPEALDKIENAAEVTVDGKQLISAVRKEISGTRSAAEKNRGRSFPPSGQAPNVLSSDQKVTFE is encoded by the coding sequence ATGACAGGACCCCTGGTCCCCTTCCGCGAATTCGTTCTGAAAGTGCACAGCAGATGTGATCTTGCCTGTGACCACTGCTATGTCTATGAACACGCAGATCAGAGCTGGTCGACCCGCCCGAGGACCATCTCCGACGAGGCGATTTCCTGGACTGCCCGGCGCCTGGCCGAGCATGCGAGGACTCATGCGCTTCCCTCCGTCGCGGTGATCCTGCACGGCGGGGAACCGCTCCTGGCGGGGCCCGCGCGACTACGACGGGTCTGCGAGGAGCTCGGCTCGGCTCTGAACGGCATCGCTGAGCTGGACCTCAGGATCCATACCAACGGCGTCCAGCTCAGCCCCCGTTACCTCGACCTGTTCGACGAGTTCCACGTCCGGGTCGGGATCTCGCTCGACGGGGACCGCGCGGCCAACGACCGCCACCGCCTGTTCGCCAACGGACGCAGCAGCCACCCGATGGTGATGCGAGCGGTCGGACTGCTCCGCGAGGAGCGCTACCGCCATCTGGACCTCGGCCTGCTCTGCACGGTCGACATCCACAACGATCCGACGGCCGTGCACGACGCTCTCGCCGCGCTCGAACCCCCGCTCGTCGACTTCCTGCTGCCGCACGCCACCTGGGACGAACCGCCGCCACGCCCGGACGGCTCGCCCACCGCGTACGCCGAATGGCTCCTGACGGTCTTCGACCGCTGGAGCGACCAGGGCCGTCCCATGCCGGTCCGGATGTTCGCCTCGGTGCTCTCCAGCCTCAACGGCGGCCCCAGCCTCACCGAGTCCCTCGGTCTGGCCCCCACCGACCTCGTCGTCATCGAGACCGACGGGACGCTGGAACAGGTCGACTCGCTCAAGAGCGCCTACGAGGGCGCCGCCACCACCGGGTTCGACGTCTTCCACAACACCTTCGACGAGGTCGCGGCCCACCCCGGCGTCCGGGCGCGGCAGCTCGGGCTGGCCGGAGTCGGCGAGACGTGCCGTCGCTGCCCCGTCGTGCGCTCGTGCGGCGGCGGGCTCTACACCCACCGGTACCGCTCCGGCGGCGGCCCGGGCGGCGGGTTCGACAACCCGTCCGTCTACTGCGCCGACCTCGCCGCCCTGATCCGGGGCATCGAGGAGCGTACGGCCGCGACCACCGAGTCACCCGCCGTCCGGGCGCCGGACGAACTGCTCGCCGCCCACCTGGACCTGACGCGCACCCTGCTCGCGGTCCTCCACGACACCCTCGACGGGCGGGGCGGAGACCTCTGGGACGAGGCCTGGCGGCTCGCGGCGGCGGTGGAGGCGGACCCCCCGGGCGCCGAGGCGCTCGACGAGGTGCTCGCCCACCCCTACACCCGCACCTGGCTGCTCGGCGCCCTGGAGGACGTCGAAGCGGGCCGCGGCATGACGGGGCCGGCCGCCGAACGGCTCGGCGCCACCGTGGCCGCCGCCGCCGTCCGTGCCGGACTCGACCTGCCCGTGCCGGTGGCGTACCGGAACGGAAGCCTGCACCTGCCCACCCTCGGCACCGTGGTCCTCGGCTCCCCGGAGGAGCGGGGAACGGCGGTGGTGCGTGCCGGGGGCGACGGATTCCTCGTCCGCCGCCAGGAGGACCCGCCGGGCGCGGAGCAGCGCGTCGCGCGCGAGGACCCCGAGGGCCCGCACTGGCGTCCCGTGCGCGTCCTGCGGCAGGCACCGGCCCCCGGCCTCCTGCTGGACGACCTCGACCCCTTCCGTGACTGCTTCGGCGCTCCCCCGGCCGACCGCCTCGAAGCGGAGGAGGCGGCCGCCTGGGCGCACCGGATCGGCGACGCCTGGTCGCTGCTGGCCGACGCCGTGCCCGACCAGGCCGCCGAGGCGGCCCGGACGCTCACCACGGTGACCCCGCTGGCCGGCGGCGCGGCCGAACCCGGGCGCCACGGGCCCGGCGCGCTCGGCGTCGGGGCGACGGCCGGGGCGAACGAGCTGGCCCTCGGCCTGCTGAGCGGATTCCGGCGGGCGAAACTGCGGGCGCTCGGTGAAGTGACGGATCTTTACGCCTTGGACGGTACCTGGGAACATCGAACGCCTTGGGGGAACGAACACGTGACGTTCTCCCGCCTGCTGGCCGAGACATTCGAACGGGCGGGGCTCGGACTATACGACCCCCGCTTCCTCACGGGTGTTCCGGAAGCCCTCGACAAGATCGAAAACGCGGCGGAGGTGACGGTCGACGGTAAACAGCTGATCTCCGCTGTCCGCAAGGAGATCAGCGGAACACGGAGCGCGGCCGAGAAAAATCGCGGCAGGAGCTTCCCGCCGTCCGGTCAGGCGCCGAACGTCCTTTCCTCTGACCAGAAAGTGACGTTCGAATGA
- a CDS encoding amino acid ABC transporter permease, giving the protein MSLTSDPPIDPSAGTPDGPPAPKVADPGTDHGELTVVPARHPWRWVAVAVTAVLIAQFVNGLVTNPGWEWDVFAQFFAAPVILKAVWLTLQLTFYGTVLGFALGIVLAFMRLSASPFLRTVAYGYIWAFRSIPLIVQLLFWFNLAYLYKELQFGIPFGPGLFTFDTMNLVGAVSAAVLGLALHQAAYAAEIVRGGVLAVGGGQLEAASALGIPKLRQLRRIVLPQAMRSILPNAANEIISLFKGTSIVSVMAIGELFYQVQVVYGRSGRVVPLLMVATAWYILLTTALSIVQYYVERHYAKGAVR; this is encoded by the coding sequence ATGTCGCTGACCAGCGATCCACCCATCGATCCATCCGCCGGGACCCCCGACGGTCCACCCGCTCCGAAAGTCGCCGACCCCGGCACCGACCACGGAGAGCTGACGGTCGTCCCGGCCCGCCACCCCTGGCGCTGGGTCGCCGTCGCCGTGACCGCCGTCCTGATCGCCCAGTTCGTCAACGGGCTGGTCACCAACCCCGGCTGGGAGTGGGACGTCTTCGCGCAGTTCTTCGCCGCTCCGGTCATCCTCAAGGCGGTCTGGCTCACCCTCCAACTGACCTTCTACGGCACGGTCCTCGGCTTCGCGCTCGGCATCGTGCTGGCGTTCATGCGGCTGTCGGCCAGTCCGTTCCTGAGGACGGTCGCGTACGGCTACATCTGGGCGTTCCGCTCGATCCCGCTCATCGTGCAACTGCTGTTCTGGTTCAACCTCGCCTACCTCTACAAGGAGTTGCAGTTCGGCATCCCGTTCGGGCCGGGCCTCTTCACCTTCGACACGATGAACCTGGTCGGCGCGGTCAGCGCGGCCGTCCTGGGCCTCGCGCTGCACCAGGCGGCGTACGCGGCGGAGATCGTGCGCGGCGGCGTACTGGCCGTCGGCGGAGGCCAGTTGGAGGCCGCCTCCGCCCTCGGCATCCCCAAGCTCCGGCAGCTGCGGCGGATCGTGCTCCCGCAGGCGATGCGCTCCATCCTGCCCAACGCGGCCAACGAGATCATCTCGCTGTTCAAGGGCACCTCGATCGTCTCCGTCATGGCGATCGGCGAGCTCTTCTACCAGGTCCAGGTCGTCTACGGCCGCAGCGGCCGGGTCGTCCCGCTGCTGATGGTCGCCACCGCCTGGTACATCCTCCTGACCACCGCCCTCTCGATCGTCCAGTACTACGTCGAACGTCACTACGCCAAGGGGGCCGTGCGATGA
- a CDS encoding amino acid ABC transporter ATP-binding protein — protein MVEIRSVHKSFGSLEVLRGIDLSVRPGEVTVVLGPSGSGKSTLLRTINHLEKVDQGWISVDGTLVGYRRDGDKLYELREREVLRQRTKIGFVFQNFNLFPHLTVLENIIEAPVSALRRPRKEAVAAAEKLLERVGLAEKAAAYPGQLSGGQQQRVAIARALALEPKLLLFDEPTSALDPELVGEVLDVIKDLAHGGTTMIVVTHEIGFAREVADTVVFMDEGRIVEQGPPADLLDRPTQERTRAFLSKVL, from the coding sequence ATGGTCGAGATCCGCTCCGTGCACAAGAGCTTCGGCTCCCTGGAGGTGCTGCGCGGCATCGACCTCTCGGTGCGGCCCGGCGAGGTCACCGTCGTCCTCGGCCCCTCCGGCTCCGGCAAGTCCACCCTGCTGCGCACCATCAACCACCTGGAGAAGGTCGACCAGGGCTGGATCAGCGTGGACGGCACCCTGGTCGGCTACCGCAGGGACGGCGACAAGCTCTACGAGCTGCGCGAGCGCGAGGTGCTGCGCCAGCGCACCAAGATCGGCTTCGTCTTCCAGAACTTCAACCTCTTCCCGCACCTCACCGTGCTGGAGAACATCATCGAGGCGCCCGTCTCCGCGCTGCGCCGCCCCCGCAAGGAGGCCGTCGCGGCGGCGGAGAAGCTGCTGGAGCGGGTCGGACTCGCCGAGAAGGCGGCGGCCTACCCCGGACAGCTCTCCGGCGGCCAGCAGCAGCGCGTCGCCATCGCCCGCGCCCTGGCGCTGGAGCCCAAGCTCCTGCTCTTCGACGAGCCGACGTCCGCACTGGACCCGGAACTCGTCGGCGAGGTCCTCGACGTCATCAAGGACCTGGCGCACGGCGGCACCACGATGATCGTCGTCACCCATGAGATCGGCTTCGCCCGCGAGGTCGCCGACACCGTCGTCTTCATGGACGAGGGCCGCATCGTCGAGCAGGGCCCGCCCGCCGACCTGCTGGACCGCCCCACCCAGGAGCGCACCCGGGCGTTCCTCTCCAAGGTTCTCTGA
- a CDS encoding DUF4231 domain-containing protein: MTALPEPLRSMVFRNDDLPALFHHTDAVAVARQREAVNTTRAQLALLVAGTVPAALPWHTEDGPAARALYGAAVLAYLGVLFATFLASHRKAKSHWQLNRSAAEFIKSNCWRYAVHGAPFDSSSEHPEALFANRLEDGLQELRKVGWADPREELPDSGGLITESMRALRNKAYTVRKETYVRDRLIEQRRWYRRRQQASRRGAVLWSGAIVALTLPALALSVFQTFGVGRSFGLTGAFSAAAAACLTWNEMRRHHPLISAHSLVEKDLESMQAAMETTLTERHWPAAVFETERIVSPEHTDWLVRHRV, encoded by the coding sequence ATGACGGCGTTGCCTGAGCCGCTGAGATCCATGGTCTTCAGGAACGATGACCTGCCGGCGCTGTTCCACCACACGGACGCGGTCGCCGTGGCCCGCCAGCGCGAGGCCGTGAACACCACCCGGGCGCAGCTCGCGCTGCTCGTGGCGGGCACGGTGCCCGCGGCGCTGCCGTGGCACACCGAGGACGGCCCGGCGGCCCGCGCCCTGTACGGCGCCGCGGTCCTGGCCTACCTGGGCGTGCTCTTCGCGACCTTCCTCGCCTCCCACCGCAAAGCAAAGTCGCACTGGCAACTGAACCGCTCCGCGGCCGAGTTCATCAAGTCCAACTGCTGGCGCTACGCGGTGCACGGCGCACCGTTCGACAGCTCGTCCGAGCACCCGGAGGCGCTGTTCGCCAATCGTCTGGAGGACGGCCTCCAGGAGTTGCGGAAAGTGGGCTGGGCCGACCCGCGCGAGGAACTGCCGGATTCCGGCGGCCTCATCACGGAGTCCATGCGCGCGTTACGGAACAAGGCCTACACGGTCCGCAAGGAGACGTACGTACGGGACCGGCTCATCGAACAGCGGCGCTGGTACCGCAGACGTCAGCAGGCCTCCCGGCGCGGGGCGGTCCTGTGGTCGGGCGCCATCGTCGCGCTGACGCTCCCGGCGCTGGCCCTGAGCGTGTTCCAGACCTTCGGAGTGGGGCGCTCGTTCGGGCTGACCGGGGCGTTCTCCGCTGCGGCGGCGGCCTGTCTCACCTGGAACGAGATGCGCCGGCACCATCCGCTGATCTCGGCGCACTCGCTGGTGGAGAAGGACCTGGAGTCGATGCAGGCCGCCATGGAGACCACCCTCACCGAGCGGCACTGGCCGGCGGCGGTGTTCGAGACCGAGCGGATCGTGTCGCCCGAGCACACCGACTGGCTGGTCAGACACCGCGTGTGA
- a CDS encoding NtaA/DmoA family FMN-dependent monooxygenase (This protein belongs to a clade of FMN-dependent monooxygenases, within a broader family of flavin-dependent oxidoreductases, the luciferase-like monooxygenase (LMM) family, some of whose members use coenzyme F420 rather than FMN.) has translation MHLAAHFPGVNNTTVWADPRSRSQIDFSSFEQLARTAERGKFDFFFLAEGLRLREHNGRVHDLDVVGRPESLTVLNALAAVTDRLGLAATVNATFNEPYELARRLATLDHLSAGRAAWNVVTSSDAFTGENFRRGGYLDRADRYTRAAEFVATARELWDSWTPDGTSRPFAHEGPQFAISGEFTVPRPPQGHPVVIQAGDSDEGREFAASAADVIFTRHGTLEAGRDFYADVKARLAAYGREPGDLKIMPGVTVVTGDTDAEAQERAAGIRRQQVSPQNAILTAEQIWGTDLSAYDPDGPLPAIDPVPDSEITQGRVRHGDPFAIVARWRAISEAKGLSLRQTVIETTTRQSFIGSPRTVAAELTAFVDERAADGFILVPHLTPSGLDDFVDRVVPLLQESGAFRTEYTGSTLRSHLGLPEPVWKG, from the coding sequence ATGCACCTCGCCGCCCATTTCCCCGGCGTCAACAACACCACCGTGTGGGCCGATCCCCGCTCCCGCAGCCAGATCGACTTCTCCTCCTTCGAGCAGCTGGCGAGGACGGCCGAGCGTGGGAAGTTCGACTTCTTCTTCCTCGCCGAAGGGCTGCGGCTGCGCGAGCACAACGGCCGCGTCCACGACCTCGACGTGGTCGGCCGGCCCGAGTCGCTGACCGTGCTGAACGCGCTGGCCGCCGTCACCGACCGGCTCGGCCTCGCCGCCACCGTCAACGCCACCTTCAACGAGCCCTACGAACTCGCCCGCCGGCTCGCCACCCTCGACCACCTCAGCGCGGGCCGGGCCGCCTGGAACGTGGTGACCTCGTCCGACGCCTTCACCGGGGAGAACTTCCGCCGGGGCGGCTATCTGGACCGGGCCGACCGGTACACCCGGGCCGCCGAGTTCGTCGCCACCGCCCGCGAGCTGTGGGACTCCTGGACGCCCGACGGCACGTCACGGCCCTTCGCCCACGAGGGGCCGCAGTTCGCGATCTCCGGGGAGTTCACCGTCCCGCGCCCGCCGCAGGGCCACCCGGTGGTCATCCAGGCCGGGGACTCCGACGAGGGCCGGGAGTTCGCCGCCTCGGCCGCCGACGTCATCTTCACCCGGCACGGCACCCTGGAGGCGGGCCGCGACTTCTACGCCGACGTCAAGGCGCGGCTCGCGGCGTACGGCAGGGAGCCCGGCGACCTGAAGATCATGCCGGGCGTCACCGTGGTGACCGGCGACACCGACGCCGAGGCCCAGGAGCGCGCCGCCGGGATCCGCCGGCAGCAGGTCTCGCCGCAGAACGCGATCCTCACCGCCGAGCAGATCTGGGGCACCGACCTCTCCGCGTACGACCCCGACGGGCCGCTCCCCGCCATCGACCCCGTCCCCGACTCCGAGATCACCCAGGGCCGGGTCCGGCACGGCGACCCCTTCGCGATCGTCGCCCGCTGGCGCGCGATCTCCGAGGCCAAGGGGCTGTCCCTGAGGCAGACGGTCATCGAGACGACCACCCGGCAGTCGTTCATCGGCTCGCCCCGGACCGTCGCGGCGGAGCTGACCGCGTTCGTCGACGAACGGGCCGCCGACGGTTTCATCCTCGTACCCCATCTCACCCCGAGCGGCCTGGACGACTTCGTCGACCGGGTCGTCCCGCTCCTCCAGGAGAGCGGAGCATTCCGCACCGAATACACCGGCTCCACCCTGCGGTCGCACCTCGGCCTGCCGGAGCCGGTATGGAAAGGTTGA
- a CDS encoding DUF1684 domain-containing protein, with translation MSTDAQQQEQGGGPDAAQDWQRWHEGRVVAVAAPYGPLSLTGTHWLSDYPEGRIPAVPGHWRERGDEVVLTAAAEDGLVVDGKPLTGEVVLGADRGPIDDSRVAQGDRRLVVLRREGLWAVRDFDPGSPARHAFSTIEATPYDPRWALPGTFRPYGGDRTVQVANADGVERGLGLGGEIAFTVDGDEHTLQVAVEPDGSLWAVFSDATSGNGSYRFRFLRPGAPAADGSVSVDLNRALLPPCAFADHFICPFPPPGNTLPVAVPAGERNRIDA, from the coding sequence ATGAGCACGGACGCACAGCAGCAGGAGCAGGGCGGCGGGCCGGACGCCGCACAGGACTGGCAGCGGTGGCACGAAGGGCGCGTCGTCGCCGTCGCCGCCCCGTACGGCCCTCTCTCCCTGACCGGAACCCACTGGCTCTCCGACTACCCGGAAGGGCGAATTCCGGCCGTGCCGGGGCACTGGCGCGAGAGGGGCGACGAGGTGGTCCTCACGGCCGCCGCCGAGGACGGCCTCGTGGTCGACGGCAAGCCGCTGACCGGCGAGGTCGTGCTCGGCGCGGACCGCGGACCGATCGACGACTCCCGGGTGGCGCAGGGGGATCGGCGGCTCGTGGTGCTCCGCCGCGAAGGGCTGTGGGCGGTACGGGACTTCGACCCGGGATCACCGGCCCGGCACGCCTTCTCGACCATCGAGGCCACCCCGTACGACCCCCGCTGGGCACTGCCGGGGACCTTCCGTCCCTACGGTGGGGACCGGACCGTTCAGGTGGCCAACGCGGACGGGGTCGAGCGCGGTCTCGGGCTCGGCGGGGAGATCGCCTTCACGGTCGACGGCGACGAGCACACGCTTCAGGTCGCGGTCGAACCCGACGGGTCGCTGTGGGCCGTCTTCTCCGACGCGACCAGCGGGAACGGCAGCTACCGCTTCCGTTTCCTGCGGCCCGGCGCGCCCGCCGCCGACGGCAGCGTCAGCGTCGACCTCAACCGCGCGCTGCTGCCGCCGTGCGCCTTCGCCGATCACTTCATCTGCCCCTTCCCGCCCCCGGGCAACACGCTTCCCGTGGCGGTCCCTGCGGGGGAGCGGAACCGGATCGACGCCTGA
- a CDS encoding LLM class flavin-dependent oxidoreductase produces MSARTSLHLAAEIGGPPHYDAGHYLRLARLAEDGALDYVTLGDSFARPGLDALAVLARVAPATDRIGLVPTVTTTHTEPFHVSSAVATLDWVSRGRAGWSADVSTTEAEARLFGRRTAAPPAALWQEAGEVADVSGRLWDSWEDDAEIRDTATGRFIDRDKLHYVDFEGATFSVRGPAIVPRPPQGRPVTVIDATTGPAREAAARHADVVHIRATTPEQAAAVRDEVRAKAAAHGRDPGALRVLVALTVDLGDMETAPEPGLESGPRLAGRGTYFRGGPVDLADLIAQWHRAGAADGFHLTPITPERDLERIVNGTVALLQHRSLFRTFHPGGTLREHLGLVRPASRYAAARAVAKEV; encoded by the coding sequence ATGTCCGCACGTACATCCCTCCACCTGGCCGCCGAGATCGGCGGCCCGCCGCACTACGACGCCGGGCACTACCTCCGGCTCGCCCGGCTCGCCGAGGACGGCGCGCTCGACTACGTCACCCTCGGCGACTCGTTCGCCCGCCCCGGACTCGACGCGCTCGCCGTCCTGGCCCGCGTCGCGCCCGCCACCGACCGCATCGGCCTCGTCCCGACCGTCACCACCACCCACACCGAGCCCTTCCACGTCTCCTCCGCCGTCGCCACCCTGGACTGGGTGAGCCGGGGCCGCGCCGGCTGGAGCGCGGACGTCTCCACCACCGAGGCGGAGGCACGGCTCTTCGGCAGACGCACCGCGGCACCGCCCGCCGCCCTGTGGCAGGAGGCCGGGGAAGTGGCCGACGTCTCCGGGCGGCTGTGGGACAGCTGGGAGGACGACGCCGAGATCAGGGACACCGCCACCGGCCGCTTCATCGACCGGGACAAACTGCACTACGTCGACTTCGAGGGCGCCACCTTCTCCGTACGGGGCCCCGCCATCGTGCCGCGCCCGCCGCAGGGCCGTCCCGTCACCGTCATCGACGCCACCACCGGCCCGGCCCGCGAGGCGGCCGCCCGGCACGCCGACGTCGTCCACATCCGGGCCACCACACCCGAGCAGGCGGCCGCCGTCCGCGACGAGGTGCGGGCCAAGGCAGCCGCCCACGGGCGCGACCCCGGGGCACTGCGGGTCCTGGTCGCCCTCACCGTCGACCTCGGCGACATGGAGACCGCGCCGGAACCCGGTCTGGAGAGCGGGCCGCGGCTCGCCGGGCGCGGCACCTACTTCCGGGGCGGCCCGGTCGACCTCGCCGACCTCATCGCCCAGTGGCACCGGGCGGGCGCGGCCGACGGCTTCCACCTCACGCCCATCACTCCCGAACGCGACCTCGAAAGGATCGTCAACGGCACCGTGGCCCTCCTCCAGCACCGCAGCCTCTTCCGCACCTTCCATCCCGGCGGCACCCTGCGCGAACACCTGGGGCTCGTGCGTCCCGCGAGCCGCTACGCCGCCGCCAGGGCCGTCGCGAAGGAGGTCTGA
- a CDS encoding ABC transporter substrate-binding protein, whose product MSIRRSITAALATLTAIGLLTACGDPDVSADVAASKDKKDTGINTSPDQDRLRGKKADAVAALVPEAIRERGTLRFGASADAVPPLGFYATDDKTRIGSEIDIATLVADTLGLKPEFEQVSWENLFVGLDSSKFDGVLSNVTVTEERKEKYDFATYRLDNIAFEAKKGSGWKVKGPADVAGKTISVSSGTNQEKILVEWSEENVKAGREPVEIKYFQKENDYYLPLQSGRIDAHLGPSPSAAYHVATSGQSEIAGQISGAGGGLQGKIAATTKKGSGLVEAYAAAIDHIVEDGSYAKVLERWGLSGEAVEKSEINPPGLPKTKS is encoded by the coding sequence GTGTCCATCCGCCGCAGCATCACCGCCGCCCTCGCCACACTCACCGCCATCGGACTGCTCACCGCCTGCGGCGACCCCGACGTCTCCGCCGACGTGGCGGCGTCCAAGGACAAGAAGGACACCGGGATCAACACCAGCCCCGACCAGGACCGCCTCAGGGGCAAGAAGGCCGACGCCGTCGCCGCACTCGTCCCCGAGGCGATCCGCGAGCGCGGCACGCTGAGGTTCGGGGCCAGCGCGGACGCCGTGCCGCCGCTCGGCTTCTACGCCACCGACGACAAGACCCGGATCGGTTCCGAGATCGACATCGCCACCCTCGTCGCCGACACCCTCGGTCTGAAGCCGGAGTTCGAGCAGGTCTCCTGGGAGAACCTCTTCGTCGGCCTGGACAGCTCCAAGTTCGACGGGGTCCTCTCCAACGTCACCGTGACCGAGGAGCGCAAGGAGAAGTACGACTTCGCCACCTACCGGCTCGACAACATCGCCTTCGAGGCGAAGAAGGGCTCCGGCTGGAAGGTGAAGGGCCCCGCCGACGTCGCCGGCAAGACGATCTCGGTCTCCTCCGGCACCAACCAGGAGAAGATCCTCGTCGAGTGGAGCGAGGAGAACGTCAAGGCCGGGCGCGAGCCCGTGGAGATCAAGTACTTCCAGAAGGAGAACGACTACTACCTCCCCCTCCAGTCGGGCCGCATCGACGCCCACCTCGGCCCGAGCCCGTCCGCCGCCTACCACGTGGCGACGTCCGGCCAGAGCGAGATCGCCGGACAGATCTCCGGAGCCGGCGGCGGCCTCCAGGGCAAGATCGCCGCCACCACCAAGAAGGGCAGTGGCCTGGTCGAGGCGTACGCCGCCGCGATCGACCACATCGTCGAGGACGGCTCGTACGCCAAGGTCCTGGAGCGCTGGGGGCTCAGCGGCGAGGCCGTGGAGAAGTCGGAGATCAACCCGCCCGGCCTGCCGAAGACGAAGAGCTGA
- a CDS encoding S1 family peptidase encodes MRIKRTSNRSNTARRVRTTAVLAGLAAVAAMAIPTANAEAPRTFSANQLTAASDAVLGADIAGTAWNIDPQSKRLVVTVDSTVSKAEINQIKKSAGANADALRIERTPGKFTKLISGGDAIYSSTGRCSLGFNVRSGSTYYFLTAGHCTDGATTWWSNSARTTVLGTTSGSSFPNNDYGIVRYTNTTIPKDGTVGGQDITSAANATNGMAVTRRGSTTGTHSGSVTGLNATVNYGGGDVVYGMIRTNVCAEPGDSGGPLYSGTRAIGLTSGGSGNCSSGGTTFFQPVTEALSAYGVSVY; translated from the coding sequence GTGAGGATCAAGCGCACCAGCAACCGCTCGAACACGGCGAGACGCGTCCGTACCACGGCCGTACTCGCGGGGCTCGCCGCCGTCGCGGCGATGGCCATTCCCACCGCGAACGCCGAAGCCCCCCGGACGTTCAGTGCCAACCAGCTGACCGCGGCGAGCGACGCCGTGCTCGGCGCCGACATCGCGGGCACCGCCTGGAACATCGACCCGCAGTCCAAGCGCCTCGTCGTCACCGTCGACAGCACGGTGTCGAAGGCGGAGATCAACCAGATCAAGAAGTCGGCGGGAGCCAACGCCGACGCGCTGCGCATCGAGCGCACCCCCGGCAAGTTCACCAAGCTGATCTCCGGCGGCGACGCGATCTACTCCAGCACCGGACGCTGTTCCCTCGGCTTCAACGTCCGCAGCGGCAGCACCTACTACTTCCTGACCGCGGGCCACTGCACGGACGGCGCGACCACCTGGTGGTCGAACTCGGCCCGCACCACCGTGCTCGGCACGACCTCCGGGTCGAGCTTCCCGAACAACGACTACGGCATCGTGCGCTACACCAACACCACCATCCCCAAGGACGGCACCGTCGGCGGCCAGGACATCACCAGCGCCGCCAACGCCACCAACGGCATGGCCGTCACCCGCCGCGGCTCCACCACCGGCACCCACAGCGGTTCGGTCACCGGACTCAACGCCACCGTCAACTACGGGGGCGGCGACGTCGTCTACGGCATGATCCGCACCAACGTGTGCGCCGAGCCCGGCGACTCCGGCGGCCCGCTCTACTCCGGCACCCGGGCGATCGGTCTCACCTCCGGCGGCAGCGGCAACTGCTCCTCCGGCGGAACGACCTTCTTCCAGCCGGTCACCGAGGCGCTGAGCGCGTACGGCGTCAGCGTCTACTGA